A genome region from Haloarcula rubripromontorii includes the following:
- a CDS encoding PH domain-containing protein, translated as MNRLHPRSAVLRVARAALQGGFFGFFGGSLGTGMLGLPAFAVPLLGLFGALAFSGYALARYLRFRYELDGDTLTVESGVFARQSRQIPLGRVQNLDVEQNILNRLLGLAIVRFETAGGSATEATLDAVDEAEVRRLRNYVRTHDRDDDETAAAHSDAVSETATAVRSAHADLPGVTGPTPARAGDAQTANEFAEPGSTSEVEDRDQPDGSLLFAFDQRELLTYALVSVRPAAPVLTLASLPLGMDIVWAVLRFNATLVGASLNGPVVRWLASSPETTRLGIFAAVSLVQFLLLALVVSVALTVVEYYGFQLTQADGDLRYERGLLRRYSGNIPLEKVQTVTIRENVLMRRFGYATLAVETAGYSGGNQQSTQGVAVPLAPREEVYELARDIEPFGDLDFDRSPKRARRRYLARFSLAAAGLTAVAYAVDSLVLGTGYWWLTALLFLPVVPAAHLRWRHRGYDLSESVLATRSGFWRRTTRIVPYYRLQTVFVTRSPFQRRRDLATVGADTASSSSLLGGIARVYDIDEDTASQLRDALRERLRADIAARRAGRERSERRQSGDASERSSEA; from the coding sequence ATGAACCGGCTCCACCCGCGAAGTGCGGTCCTGCGCGTCGCCCGAGCGGCGCTACAGGGCGGCTTCTTCGGCTTCTTCGGAGGATCACTCGGGACCGGAATGCTCGGACTCCCGGCGTTCGCGGTTCCGCTGCTTGGCCTGTTCGGCGCGCTGGCATTCAGCGGCTACGCACTGGCGCGCTATCTCCGCTTTCGCTACGAACTTGACGGGGACACGCTCACCGTCGAATCCGGTGTCTTCGCCAGACAGTCCCGGCAGATTCCGCTGGGCCGCGTCCAGAATCTCGATGTCGAGCAGAATATCCTCAATCGCCTGCTTGGCCTCGCTATTGTCCGCTTCGAGACGGCCGGTGGCAGCGCGACAGAGGCCACCCTCGATGCAGTCGACGAGGCCGAAGTCAGACGCCTGCGGAACTACGTTCGGACCCACGACCGGGACGACGACGAAACTGCGGCAGCCCACTCCGATGCGGTGTCTGAGACTGCGACAGCGGTCCGGTCGGCCCACGCGGACCTCCCCGGTGTGACTGGTCCCACTCCGGCACGCGCGGGCGACGCCCAGACCGCGAATGAGTTCGCGGAGCCGGGTTCGACATCGGAGGTGGAGGACCGCGACCAGCCGGACGGGTCGCTGTTGTTCGCGTTCGACCAGCGCGAACTCCTGACGTACGCGCTCGTCTCCGTTCGGCCGGCTGCGCCGGTCCTGACGCTCGCATCGCTCCCGCTGGGGATGGACATTGTCTGGGCCGTGCTGCGGTTCAATGCGACCCTCGTTGGAGCATCGCTGAATGGGCCTGTCGTCCGCTGGCTAGCCAGCTCACCAGAAACCACGCGACTTGGCATTTTCGCTGCGGTTTCGCTCGTCCAGTTCCTCTTGCTCGCACTTGTCGTCAGCGTGGCGCTAACCGTCGTCGAATACTACGGCTTCCAGCTCACGCAGGCCGACGGCGACCTGCGGTACGAGCGGGGTCTGTTGCGCCGCTACAGCGGCAACATCCCACTGGAGAAGGTCCAGACGGTCACCATCCGCGAAAACGTCCTGATGCGGCGGTTCGGCTACGCGACGCTGGCCGTCGAGACGGCCGGCTACAGCGGCGGGAACCAGCAGTCGACCCAGGGTGTCGCCGTCCCGCTTGCACCACGCGAGGAAGTGTACGAACTGGCCCGTGACATCGAACCGTTCGGCGACCTTGACTTCGACCGGTCGCCCAAACGTGCCCGACGGCGCTATCTCGCGCGCTTCTCGCTGGCCGCAGCTGGCCTCACCGCGGTCGCCTACGCCGTCGATTCGCTAGTGCTGGGGACGGGCTATTGGTGGCTCACAGCCCTCCTCTTTCTCCCCGTCGTGCCGGCGGCCCACCTCCGCTGGCGACACCGCGGGTACGACCTGAGCGAGTCCGTGCTTGCGACACGGAGCGGGTTCTGGCGGCGGACGACCCGTATCGTCCCGTACTACCGGCTCCAGACGGTGTTCGTCACCCGGTCGCCGTTCCAGCGCCGCCGCGACCTGGCGACGGTCGGGGCCGACACGGCGAGTTCCTCCAGCCTGCTCGGCGGTATCGCCCGCGTGTACGATATCGACGAGGACACCGCAAGCCAACTCAGAGACGCGCTTCGCGAGCGGCTCCGGGCCGACATCGCCGCCCGCCGGGCCGGGAGAGAGCGCTCAGAAAGGCGACAGAGCGGCGACGCCTCCGAGCGGTCGAGCGAGGCCTGA
- a CDS encoding PH domain-containing protein, producing the protein MESIHPRVRLLWILSTVIQASVLGVIAYLVDRFAVSLPQTVIVGGWVVLVVLGVVHAVAAHRIWRFDLQDDALFLLRGVVTRTDTSVPYVRVQHVDTTRGPVERAIGLASVVVYTAGTRGADITIPGLRPERATELREQLRDLANESEATDAV; encoded by the coding sequence ATGGAGTCGATTCACCCGCGGGTGAGACTGCTGTGGATTCTGTCGACAGTTATTCAGGCGTCGGTGCTCGGCGTCATCGCGTATCTCGTCGATCGGTTTGCTGTCTCACTGCCACAGACGGTCATCGTCGGCGGCTGGGTCGTGCTCGTGGTTCTGGGTGTCGTCCACGCCGTCGCTGCCCACCGCATCTGGCGATTTGACCTGCAAGACGACGCACTGTTTCTCCTTCGTGGGGTCGTCACTCGGACCGACACGTCAGTCCCGTATGTCCGCGTTCAGCACGTCGATACCACGCGCGGTCCGGTCGAACGCGCTATCGGGCTAGCGAGTGTCGTCGTCTACACCGCCGGGACCCGCGGCGCGGACATCACTATTCCCGGGCTGCGGCCGGAACGGGCAACCGAACTGCGCGAGCAGCTACGCGACCTCGCAAACGAGAGCGAGGCCACCGACGCGGTATGA
- a CDS encoding beta-class carbonic anhydrase: protein MPHHTHGSDGAHEHEEPEAGHVHESVDEGVDARDDWARRRRKGIPTDKQLLVVACMDERIPVEEALGLSLGDAQIYRNAGGKVTDDVIRSAALTTQYFDTTEIIVVNHTDCGMMSASDEDVVAGFEAAVDGDLDDVDLDPALPELTIGDASIAEWVRMTDDIDAACAAQVEYLENHELIPDDVSVTGYVYEVESGHLRRPGERVAEQVNERV, encoded by the coding sequence ATGCCACACCACACACACGGGAGCGACGGCGCACACGAGCACGAAGAACCGGAGGCCGGTCACGTCCACGAATCAGTCGACGAGGGCGTCGACGCGCGGGACGACTGGGCGCGGCGTCGCCGGAAGGGGATTCCGACCGACAAGCAGTTGCTCGTCGTCGCCTGCATGGACGAGCGCATCCCCGTCGAGGAGGCGCTCGGCCTCTCGCTGGGCGACGCACAGATATACCGCAACGCCGGCGGCAAAGTAACAGACGACGTGATTCGCTCGGCCGCGCTGACAACACAGTACTTCGATACGACCGAAATCATCGTCGTCAACCACACCGACTGTGGGATGATGAGCGCGTCCGACGAGGACGTGGTCGCGGGGTTCGAGGCGGCGGTCGACGGCGACCTCGACGACGTCGATCTCGACCCGGCGCTGCCGGAGCTAACCATCGGTGATGCGTCCATCGCGGAGTGGGTCCGGATGACCGACGACATCGACGCGGCGTGTGCGGCACAGGTCGAGTACCTCGAAAACCACGAACTGATTCCCGACGACGTGAGCGTGACCGGGTACGTCTACGAGGTCGAGAGCGGCCATCTCCGGCGGCCCGGCGAGCGGGTCGCCGAACAGGTCAACGAGCGCGTGTAG
- a CDS encoding ATP-dependent helicase, whose translation MGGRERLAATDPDFDPDAVDIDDAEVLDRLAPVVQEWWVEQFGEFVPGNGGFFTPPQKEAIPLIHEGENALICAPTGSGKTLASFTGIINELFGKAREDDLENSVYCLYVSPLKSLANDIHRNLEQPLDGITAKLDERGEDVEIRHAIRHGDTSDSERQAMLETTPHILNTTPETLAILLNSPKFKEKLETIEYVIVDEIHSLAENKRGTHLSVSLERLEEMVEEPPTRIGCSATVEPLDTVAEFLVGCEEPGGDPRDYEIVDTRFARDFDMELSCPADDLINTPRDIVTERFYRQLHKHIQSHTNTLVFTNTRSGAERVLHNLRETFDDYDESNSGCHHGSLSKEKRRDIEESLKAGTLDVVTTSTSLELGIDMPHIDLVVQVGSPKSVAALLQRIGRAGHQLGETVEGRVIALDRDELVECAVMLEKAERGFVDRVFIPENAQDVATQHVYGMAINDVRPEEMFKSVLRRAYPYRNYDDEDWEQLMRYMTADYPGMEDKNVYAKIWRDTNDAPDGQHHYEGYDVGERLIGKRGRLARVIYMTNIGTIPDSFTCDVVTRSDDSWVGQLDESYLDTLEKGDVFVLGGDNFEYRYRRGSKVYVDRTAARPTVPSWFSERLPLSYDLGREILDFQGQLLDRLADGGMSEVRNWLRTFPVDENSVRAIARMFREQVAYAGAESVATSDRLVIEEALDHDEYERHYHVHSNYGRRFNDGFSRLLAYHIAREASANVQVAVADNGFTLSMPLNRKVDISRIVRDLDPETAREDLRASLDGTDLLQRYFRINATRSLMILKRYKGYEKSASEQQVSSEMLLGFAEDLGEFAVVEETYREILEDKLNVDGIESVLRAMRDGDVEVVRTRVDSPSPRAFGLATLMASDVVLAEDESAVLQEFHQRVLNEIENGDADDSAVATDD comes from the coding sequence ATGGGAGGACGCGAGCGTCTCGCGGCGACGGACCCGGACTTCGACCCGGACGCGGTCGACATTGACGACGCGGAGGTGCTTGACCGCCTCGCGCCCGTCGTTCAGGAGTGGTGGGTCGAGCAGTTCGGAGAGTTCGTCCCGGGCAACGGCGGCTTCTTCACGCCGCCACAGAAGGAGGCCATCCCGCTCATCCACGAGGGCGAGAACGCCCTCATCTGTGCCCCGACGGGCAGCGGCAAGACGCTGGCCTCCTTTACCGGCATCATCAACGAACTGTTCGGGAAGGCCCGCGAGGACGACCTGGAGAACTCCGTCTACTGCCTGTACGTCTCGCCGCTGAAGTCGCTGGCAAACGACATCCACCGGAACCTCGAACAGCCACTCGATGGCATCACGGCCAAGCTCGACGAGCGGGGCGAGGACGTCGAAATCCGGCACGCCATCCGCCACGGCGACACCAGCGACAGCGAGCGCCAGGCGATGCTCGAAACCACGCCCCACATCCTCAACACGACGCCGGAGACGCTTGCCATCCTCCTGAACTCCCCGAAGTTCAAGGAGAAACTCGAAACTATCGAGTACGTCATCGTCGACGAGATACACAGCCTCGCGGAGAACAAGCGCGGGACTCACCTCTCGGTGTCTCTTGAGCGGTTAGAGGAGATGGTCGAGGAACCGCCGACGCGAATCGGCTGTTCGGCCACCGTCGAGCCGCTGGACACCGTCGCGGAGTTCCTGGTCGGCTGTGAGGAACCCGGGGGAGACCCACGCGACTACGAAATCGTCGACACGCGCTTCGCCCGCGACTTCGACATGGAGCTGTCCTGTCCGGCCGACGACCTCATCAACACGCCCCGAGACATCGTCACCGAGCGGTTCTACAGGCAACTCCACAAGCACATCCAGTCGCATACGAACACGCTCGTGTTCACGAACACGCGCTCCGGGGCCGAGCGGGTCCTGCACAACCTCCGGGAGACGTTCGACGACTACGACGAGTCCAACTCTGGCTGTCACCACGGCTCGCTCTCGAAGGAGAAGCGCCGCGACATCGAGGAGTCGCTGAAAGCCGGGACCCTGGACGTGGTGACGACTTCGACGAGCCTGGAACTGGGCATCGACATGCCACACATCGACCTCGTCGTGCAGGTCGGATCACCGAAATCCGTCGCCGCGTTGCTCCAGCGAATCGGTCGCGCCGGCCACCAACTCGGCGAGACTGTCGAAGGCCGGGTCATCGCCTTGGACCGCGACGAACTGGTCGAGTGTGCGGTGATGCTCGAAAAGGCCGAGCGGGGGTTCGTCGACCGCGTGTTCATCCCGGAGAACGCCCAGGACGTGGCTACCCAGCACGTCTACGGCATGGCGATCAACGACGTTCGCCCCGAGGAGATGTTCAAGAGCGTCCTCCGTCGGGCCTACCCGTACCGGAACTACGACGACGAGGACTGGGAGCAACTGATGCGGTACATGACCGCCGACTACCCCGGGATGGAGGACAAGAACGTCTACGCGAAAATCTGGCGGGACACGAACGACGCGCCCGACGGCCAGCACCACTACGAGGGCTACGACGTGGGCGAGCGCCTCATCGGCAAGCGCGGCCGGCTCGCGCGGGTCATCTACATGACCAACATCGGGACGATTCCGGACTCGTTTACCTGTGACGTGGTGACCCGGAGCGACGACAGCTGGGTCGGCCAACTGGACGAGTCGTACCTGGACACGCTGGAGAAAGGCGACGTGTTCGTGCTGGGCGGGGACAACTTCGAGTACCGCTACCGCCGCGGGTCGAAGGTGTACGTCGACCGCACGGCAGCGCGGCCGACGGTCCCGTCGTGGTTCTCGGAGCGGCTCCCCCTCTCGTATGACCTCGGCCGTGAGATACTCGACTTCCAGGGGCAACTGCTGGACCGGCTGGCCGACGGCGGCATGTCCGAAGTTCGGAACTGGCTCCGGACCTTCCCCGTCGACGAGAACAGCGTGCGCGCCATCGCACGGATGTTCCGCGAGCAGGTGGCCTACGCGGGGGCCGAGAGCGTCGCCACGTCGGACCGACTGGTCATCGAGGAGGCGCTGGACCACGACGAGTACGAGCGCCACTACCACGTCCACTCGAACTACGGCCGGCGGTTCAACGACGGCTTCTCGCGGCTCCTGGCGTACCACATCGCTCGAGAAGCAAGCGCGAACGTCCAGGTCGCCGTCGCCGACAACGGCTTCACCCTCTCGATGCCGCTGAACCGAAAGGTCGACATCTCGCGTATCGTCCGCGACCTGGACCCGGAGACGGCCCGCGAGGACCTGCGGGCCAGCCTCGACGGGACGGACCTCCTCCAGCGGTACTTCCGCATCAACGCCACGCGGTCGCTGATGATACTCAAACGCTACAAGGGCTACGAGAAATCGGCCAGCGAACAGCAGGTCTCCTCGGAGATGCTGCTGGGCTTTGCGGAGGACCTGGGCGAGTTCGCCGTCGTCGAGGAGACCTACCGCGAGATTCTGGAGGACAAACTGAACGTCGACGGCATCGAGTCAGTCCTGCGTGCGATGCGGGACGGCGACGTCGAGGTGGTCCGAACCCGCGTGGACTCGCCGTCGCCGCGGGCCTTCGGCCTGGCGACGCTGATGGCCAGCGACGTGGTGCTGGCCGAGGACGAATCGGCCGTCCTGCAGGAGTTCCACCAGCGAGTCCTGAACGAAATCGAGAACGGGGACGCCGACGACAGCGCCGTCGCCACTGACGACTGA
- a CDS encoding dihydrodipicolinate synthase family protein, translated as MAESFDVLTPLVTPFDADGELDVAGLESLVRHVSAAGVDGIVPCGTTGEFETLSPEEYRTVVRTATETAPEDCRVIVGTAATDVPTVHDRMAFAAEQGADSTLVVPSYYGGQASEAGNEAFFDAALADAPLPVYLYNIPGAVGQKLSVETVAALAESDAVAGLKDSSGDLPYVTSVLDRTPEDFTVYQGHDGLFVPSLVLGGDGGVSALSHLLFDDLERAGTAVASGDVAQARAVQRDVLSPLSEACAEFGFAPTVKALLADRGVIDHATVRPPRTSLSPDAVASVTERLE; from the coding sequence ATGGCCGAATCCTTCGACGTACTGACGCCGCTGGTGACACCATTCGACGCCGATGGCGAGCTTGATGTCGCGGGCCTGGAGTCGCTGGTCCGGCACGTCTCGGCGGCCGGCGTCGACGGCATCGTCCCCTGCGGGACGACCGGCGAGTTCGAGACGCTCTCGCCCGAGGAGTACCGGACCGTCGTCCGAACTGCAACGGAGACCGCGCCCGAGGACTGCCGCGTCATCGTCGGGACGGCCGCAACCGACGTTCCGACGGTCCACGACCGGATGGCCTTCGCCGCCGAACAGGGCGCTGACAGCACGTTGGTCGTGCCGTCGTACTACGGCGGCCAGGCCAGCGAGGCGGGCAACGAGGCGTTCTTCGACGCGGCGCTCGCCGACGCGCCGCTGCCGGTCTATCTCTACAACATCCCCGGGGCCGTCGGGCAGAAACTGTCCGTCGAGACGGTCGCCGCGCTCGCCGAGTCGGACGCCGTCGCAGGGCTCAAAGACTCCTCGGGGGACCTGCCCTACGTCACGTCGGTCCTCGACCGGACGCCTGAGGATTTCACGGTCTACCAGGGCCACGACGGCCTGTTCGTCCCGTCGCTCGTGCTGGGCGGCGACGGCGGGGTCAGCGCGCTCTCGCACCTGCTGTTCGACGATCTGGAGCGGGCGGGCACTGCCGTCGCCAGCGGTGATGTTGCACAGGCCAGAGCGGTCCAGCGGGATGTCCTCTCACCACTCTCGGAGGCGTGTGCCGAGTTCGGCTTCGCGCCCACGGTGAAAGCGCTGCTCGCCGACCGCGGCGTCATCGACCACGCGACGGTGCGGCCGCCCCGGACCTCGCTCTCGCCGGACGCGGTCGCGTCGGTGACAGAGCGGCTGGAGTGA